A genomic stretch from Oikeobacillus pervagus includes:
- a CDS encoding tyrosine-type recombinase/integrase, with product MEVVHPIKEIHQIDEIKTLLKKQSKRDFLLFVLGINTGIRSSDLLQIKVRDVITPSGDIKEFYELPIHSKSKMKKIYLNEKVKNAIRLYLNETPLQLNDFLFKSKKDPHNPITRQQAYRVINQAAKEVGISHNVGTHTLRKTYGYHAFRKGIAISFLQSLFNHATPSETLR from the coding sequence ATGGAAGTTGTTCATCCAATAAAAGAAATCCACCAGATCGATGAAATTAAGACTTTGTTGAAGAAGCAATCAAAGCGAGACTTCTTATTATTTGTACTTGGGATTAATACAGGTATCCGAAGTAGTGATCTCCTTCAAATTAAAGTACGTGATGTCATAACTCCATCTGGTGATATCAAAGAGTTCTACGAATTACCTATACATTCCAAATCAAAAATGAAGAAGATTTATTTGAATGAAAAAGTAAAAAATGCTATTCGACTATATTTAAATGAAACCCCTCTTCAATTAAACGACTTTTTATTCAAATCTAAAAAGGATCCTCATAACCCCATTACAAGACAGCAAGCCTACCGGGTGATCAACCAAGCTGCGAAAGAAGTGGGCATTTCTCATAATGTAGGAACGCACACCCTTCGAAAAACGTATGGATATCATGCTTTTCGAAAAGGAATTGCTATTTCCTTTCTCCAATCCCTATTTAATCATGCAACACCATCTGAGACATTACGTTAA